The proteins below come from a single Zhouia spongiae genomic window:
- a CDS encoding DUF3817 domain-containing protein, with amino-acid sequence MNIKNFRIISILEGISYLVILGITMPLKYMADQHGPNQYVGMMHGILFILYVLMAVALKNRQNWSAPTLGIILLCSIIPFGTFWMDRKYLRA; translated from the coding sequence ATGAACATCAAGAACTTTAGAATTATCAGCATATTAGAAGGAATTTCTTATTTAGTTATATTAGGTATTACAATGCCTTTAAAATACATGGCAGATCAGCATGGCCCTAATCAATATGTAGGTATGATGCACGGTATATTGTTCATTTTGTATGTTTTGATGGCTGTTGCATTGAAAAACAGGCAAAACTGGTCGGCCCCTACTCTTGGTATTATTTTATTATGTTCGATCATTCCGTTCGGTACCTTTTGGATGGACAGGAAGTACTTGCGCGCATAG
- the trxA gene encoding thioredoxin yields MKSSFKDIINKDKPVLVDFFASWCGPCQTLAPILKETKNELGEDVNIVKIDVDKNQPLATNFQVRGVPTLILFKEGQPVWRHSGLLSKRELIEVINSHQ; encoded by the coding sequence ATGAAAAGCAGTTTTAAAGATATTATCAATAAAGACAAACCGGTATTAGTCGATTTTTTTGCATCGTGGTGTGGCCCGTGTCAAACCTTGGCTCCTATTTTAAAGGAAACAAAGAATGAACTGGGAGAAGATGTGAATATTGTAAAAATAGATGTCGATAAAAATCAGCCGCTGGCCACTAATTTTCAGGTCAGAGGTGTTCCGACATTGATTTTATTTAAGGAAGGACAACCCGTTTGGAGGCATTCGGGACTTTTATCAAAAAGAGAATTGATTGAGGTTATAAATTCACATCAATAA
- a CDS encoding universal stress protein, whose protein sequence is MKNILLPTDFSENAWNAIDYAFQMFAIEADHFYMFNSYTPPTIQPTSGITSSKNTKILADMARKASEDGLEEIKKRIKDNYPDLVPKIKIISTYDTFVSGVKSAVKEFEIDLIVMGTKGSSGVKEVIIGSNTAGVIGHVTCSVLAIPESAKYKPVKEITFATEYDLYWEQSELNTMLQIAKKSDAAIRVLHALESRNELKEEQIRVKEYLDGVLNGIPHTYHTLSKLSLESAVRAFTESREVDMLCMVARHHNFFQRIFGKPRVEEISFHIQIPYLVLHEYTRR, encoded by the coding sequence ATGAAAAATATTCTGTTACCAACCGATTTTTCTGAAAATGCATGGAATGCTATAGACTACGCTTTTCAGATGTTTGCCATCGAAGCAGACCATTTTTATATGTTTAACTCATATACGCCACCGACGATACAACCGACAAGCGGGATCACTTCTTCCAAAAACACGAAAATACTGGCCGACATGGCCAGAAAAGCATCTGAAGACGGACTCGAAGAAATAAAGAAGAGAATTAAGGACAATTACCCTGACCTGGTTCCTAAAATAAAAATCATAAGTACTTACGATACTTTTGTTTCAGGAGTTAAATCGGCTGTTAAAGAATTTGAGATCGATTTGATAGTGATGGGAACCAAAGGGTCGAGCGGGGTTAAAGAAGTAATTATCGGAAGTAATACTGCCGGAGTTATCGGGCATGTGACCTGTAGTGTACTGGCAATCCCTGAATCTGCCAAATACAAACCGGTTAAAGAGATTACATTTGCAACCGAATACGATCTCTATTGGGAACAAAGTGAACTAAATACCATGTTGCAGATAGCGAAAAAGTCTGATGCAGCCATCAGGGTATTACATGCGCTTGAGTCGAGAAATGAATTAAAAGAAGAACAGATCAGGGTAAAAGAGTACCTCGACGGAGTGCTAAATGGCATCCCGCATACGTACCACACGCTCTCTAAACTCTCTTTAGAGTCGGCGGTAAGGGCATTTACAGAGAGCAGGGAGGTAGATATGCTTTGTATGGTGGCCAGGCATCATAATTTCTTTCAGAGAATCTTCGGGAAACCAAGAGTAGAAGAAATTAGTTTTCACATACAAATACCATATCTGGTATTGCATGAATATACGCGCAGGTAA
- a CDS encoding dienelactone hydrolase family protein, with protein sequence MRFYKSKLVFLFSVLLVIACKQQKDEKSPDTGTASTSQTPDIKGEEVNYTVDTTRLKGYMAYNESKTGKRPGVLIIHEWWGHNDYVRERADMLAGLGYTAMALDMYGEGKQAHHPDDAGKFAKEVMSNIDMAQKRFDAALELLKEQPTVDPDKIAVIGYCFGGSVALTMANMGANIEVVAAFHSGVQLPVMPNKKLKAAVLVCNGADDPFIDQGSVTAFKSGLDSLNADYQYVAYPGIVHSFTSKYADSLGKKFNLPLAYNAEADRKSWQSLQNLLNRVFE encoded by the coding sequence ATGAGATTTTACAAAAGTAAGCTTGTATTCCTGTTTTCCGTACTGCTCGTTATCGCTTGTAAGCAGCAAAAAGATGAAAAATCCCCGGATACTGGAACGGCATCAACATCTCAAACTCCCGATATTAAAGGTGAAGAGGTAAATTATACTGTAGACACCACCCGTTTGAAAGGATATATGGCATATAACGAAAGTAAAACGGGTAAAAGGCCCGGGGTTCTTATTATTCACGAATGGTGGGGACACAACGACTATGTACGCGAACGGGCAGACATGCTGGCCGGATTAGGGTATACTGCAATGGCACTGGATATGTATGGTGAAGGAAAACAGGCCCATCATCCGGATGATGCCGGTAAATTTGCGAAGGAAGTAATGAGTAATATCGACATGGCTCAAAAACGATTTGATGCTGCTTTGGAGTTATTAAAAGAACAGCCCACTGTTGATCCTGATAAAATAGCTGTTATCGGTTATTGTTTTGGAGGAAGTGTTGCCCTTACCATGGCCAATATGGGAGCAAATATAGAGGTTGTTGCAGCTTTTCACAGTGGTGTACAGCTCCCTGTCATGCCCAATAAAAAACTCAAGGCAGCAGTATTGGTATGCAATGGAGCCGATGATCCGTTTATCGACCAGGGGTCTGTAACAGCCTTTAAATCCGGATTAGACAGTCTTAATGCCGATTATCAATATGTAGCGTATCCCGGGATTGTACATTCGTTTACCAGTAAGTATGCTGACTCACTTGGGAAGAAATTTAATCTTCCGTTGGCATACAATGCTGAAGCCGACAGGAAATCATGGCAATCATTACAAAACCTGCTCAACAGGGTATTTGAATAG
- a CDS encoding OmpA family protein, which produces MKSIIKKSSLVIVSISLMVSCSAIQNANSEQKGTAIGAASGAAIGGVIGNNVGKGNSVLGAIIGAAVGGVVGNRIGHKMDRQAEDIKAAIPGAEVTRVGEGINVTFDENSGVKFAFDSDKIQPQGLETLKKMAEVFVEYDDTNILVEGHTDSSGADAYNMSLSQKRANSVVNYLVNQGIDKSRFTVKWYGETQPKYDNATAEGRSKNRRVELGIVASQEMINAAKNQ; this is translated from the coding sequence ATGAAATCTATTATAAAAAAGTCATCTTTAGTTATTGTATCCATATCCCTGATGGTTAGCTGTTCTGCCATACAGAATGCAAACAGTGAGCAAAAAGGAACTGCCATTGGAGCTGCTTCAGGTGCTGCCATTGGTGGGGTTATCGGAAACAATGTCGGAAAAGGAAACAGTGTATTGGGAGCGATCATAGGTGCCGCTGTTGGTGGGGTTGTAGGTAACAGGATCGGACATAAAATGGACCGTCAGGCAGAAGATATCAAAGCTGCAATTCCGGGAGCTGAAGTAACACGTGTGGGTGAGGGTATTAACGTTACCTTCGATGAAAACAGTGGCGTAAAATTTGCCTTTGACTCTGATAAGATTCAACCGCAAGGACTGGAAACATTGAAGAAAATGGCAGAAGTATTTGTAGAATACGACGACACCAATATTCTGGTAGAAGGTCATACCGACAGTTCAGGAGCAGATGCATACAATATGTCGTTATCTCAAAAAAGAGCAAATTCAGTAGTAAACTACCTTGTTAACCAGGGGATCGACAAATCGAGATTTACTGTTAAATGGTATGGAGAAACCCAACCTAAATATGATAATGCCACAGCAGAAGGGCGTTCGAAAAACAGAAGGGTAGAGCTGGGAATTGTAGCGAGTCAGGAAATGATAAACGCAGCCAAAAATCAATAA
- a CDS encoding lipocalin family protein: protein MNKKHFLLITIFALILYSCGLSKENKDTRKTINGTWELNDVSYEGNQGYFKSTLFNDADAKCFKGSEWFFRSNNSTGYYNIVHGECPTGQRNIRWSIQDVNGIPSQFQFKYIDEKKNDLNGGYGYVFNVSSLSQDQMKLTTDVNVDGEKVTIALQYSRKAY from the coding sequence ATGAATAAAAAGCACTTCTTACTAATTACAATTTTTGCTTTGATCCTGTATTCGTGTGGATTGAGCAAGGAAAACAAGGATACCAGAAAAACCATAAACGGTACCTGGGAATTGAATGATGTTTCTTACGAAGGAAACCAAGGCTATTTCAAATCGACTTTATTCAATGACGCTGATGCCAAGTGCTTTAAGGGAAGTGAATGGTTCTTCAGATCGAATAACAGTACAGGATACTACAATATCGTTCATGGTGAATGTCCGACGGGTCAAAGAAACATACGATGGTCCATACAAGACGTTAACGGAATACCGTCACAGTTCCAGTTCAAATATATTGACGAAAAGAAAAATGATCTTAATGGGGGTTATGGCTATGTGTTCAATGTGTCTTCATTATCACAGGATCAGATGAAACTTACAACCGATGTTAATGTAGACGGGGAGAAGGTTACCATCGCGTTACAATATTCAAGAAAAGCATATTAA
- a CDS encoding alpha-ketoacid dehydrogenase subunit alpha/beta — translation MKTTRQTTIPFAYNRFNLEDSVLLKLYREMIKPRMIEEKMLVLLRQGKISKWFSGIGQEAISVGVTNALAPDEYILPMHRNLGVFTSRNIPLNRLFKQWQGKAGGFTKGRDRSFHFGTREYKIVGMISHLGPQLGVADGIALADLIKNRHKVTAVFTGEGATSEGDFHEALNIASVWGLPVIFCIENNGYGLSTPAYEQYNCKNLADRGVGYGMESHIIDGNNILEVYQKVSELAEDIRKNPRPVLLEFKTFRMRGHEEASGTKYVPQELMASWALKDPIENYRNYLLEQGVLNEGSEEGFKAGIKQEIETHLQLAFAEPPTESSISNELNDVYKNDVNQEIKSKKERKKIRFVDAVSEALRQSMEKHDHLVMMGQDIAEYGGVFKITEGFAEQFGKLRIRNTPICESAIISTAMGLSINGMKAVVEMQFADFVSSGFNPIVNYIAKSHYRWGENADVVIRMPCGAGVGAGPFHSQTNEAWFTKTPGLKVVYPAFPYDAKGLLNTAINDPNPVMFFEHKALYRSIYQDVPTDYYTIPLGEAAILKEGVDISIITYGAGVHWALETLKNNPHINADLIDLRTLQPLDTATVFASVKKTGKAIILQEDTLFGGIASDISASIMEECFEFLDAPVQRVGSLDTPVPFAPNLEKQFLAKAYFEEKLLDLINY, via the coding sequence ATGAAAACTACGCGCCAAACCACCATACCTTTTGCATACAACAGGTTCAATCTTGAAGATTCTGTATTGTTAAAACTATACAGGGAGATGATAAAACCGAGGATGATCGAAGAAAAAATGCTGGTGTTATTACGACAAGGAAAAATATCCAAGTGGTTTAGCGGGATAGGGCAGGAAGCTATTTCTGTCGGGGTAACGAATGCCCTGGCTCCGGATGAATATATATTGCCGATGCACAGAAACCTGGGGGTTTTTACTTCGAGAAACATCCCCCTGAACAGGCTTTTTAAGCAATGGCAGGGAAAGGCGGGCGGTTTTACCAAGGGCAGGGACAGAAGCTTTCATTTTGGAACCCGTGAATACAAAATTGTAGGGATGATATCTCACCTTGGCCCCCAATTAGGCGTGGCAGACGGAATCGCTCTGGCAGATTTAATTAAAAACCGACATAAAGTTACTGCCGTATTTACCGGAGAGGGAGCCACCAGTGAAGGAGATTTCCACGAAGCGTTAAATATCGCCTCTGTATGGGGACTACCCGTTATATTCTGTATAGAGAATAACGGCTATGGTTTATCGACCCCGGCATACGAACAGTATAACTGTAAAAACCTGGCCGATAGAGGGGTCGGGTACGGAATGGAATCTCATATTATTGACGGCAATAATATTCTTGAGGTATATCAGAAGGTTAGTGAACTTGCAGAAGACATCAGAAAAAATCCTCGTCCCGTATTATTAGAGTTCAAGACTTTTAGAATGCGGGGACATGAAGAAGCCAGCGGGACAAAATATGTTCCGCAGGAATTAATGGCTTCCTGGGCGCTTAAAGACCCGATAGAAAACTATAGAAATTACCTGCTGGAGCAAGGTGTGTTAAATGAAGGGTCAGAAGAAGGATTTAAAGCAGGGATCAAACAGGAAATCGAAACTCATTTGCAATTGGCTTTTGCTGAACCTCCCACAGAATCCAGTATAAGTAATGAGTTAAATGATGTTTATAAAAACGATGTAAACCAGGAGATTAAAAGTAAAAAAGAGCGCAAGAAGATCCGCTTTGTCGATGCCGTTTCTGAAGCCTTAAGGCAAAGTATGGAAAAGCACGATCATCTGGTTATGATGGGACAGGATATTGCAGAATACGGAGGGGTCTTTAAGATCACAGAAGGATTTGCAGAACAATTCGGAAAATTGAGAATAAGAAATACCCCCATCTGCGAATCGGCCATCATTTCTACAGCAATGGGGCTTTCCATCAACGGAATGAAGGCAGTTGTTGAAATGCAATTTGCCGATTTTGTTTCATCAGGTTTTAACCCGATCGTGAATTATATCGCCAAGTCGCATTATCGATGGGGTGAAAATGCAGATGTAGTTATAAGAATGCCATGTGGAGCAGGAGTAGGAGCAGGTCCGTTCCATTCACAAACCAATGAAGCATGGTTTACCAAAACCCCCGGACTGAAAGTGGTGTACCCAGCTTTCCCATACGATGCAAAAGGGCTGCTGAATACAGCTATTAATGATCCTAATCCGGTTATGTTCTTTGAACACAAAGCTTTATACAGGAGTATTTACCAGGATGTCCCGACAGATTACTACACCATACCTTTAGGTGAAGCCGCCATTTTAAAAGAAGGTGTCGATATCAGTATTATAACTTACGGGGCCGGGGTGCATTGGGCCCTTGAAACCTTAAAGAACAATCCGCATATTAATGCCGATTTAATAGATCTGAGAACCTTACAGCCCCTGGATACTGCTACTGTATTTGCCTCTGTTAAAAAGACCGGAAAAGCTATTATTTTGCAGGAAGACACGCTGTTTGGAGGTATTGCAAGTGATATTTCAGCATCGATCATGGAAGAATGCTTTGAGTTTTTGGATGCACCGGTACAAAGAGTAGGGAGCCTGGACACCCCGGTACCTTTTGCACCTAACTTAGAAAAACAATTCCTTGCCAAGGCTTATTTTGAAGAAAAGTTACTTGATCTTATAAATTATTAA
- a CDS encoding isopenicillin N synthase family dioxygenase, translating into MNQIPSVDLSDFLSEDPARKQKFIDEIGAAYEDIGFVALRGHFLSDELVASLYEEIKNFFNLPQEVKDKYEIPGIGGQRGYTSFGKETAKGFKKPDLKEFWHFGQYVEDDPKLADDYPDNVIVEELPEFNKAGKETYKMLEKTGQYVLRALALYLGLEETYFDKYIKNGNSILRPIHYPPITEEPDNAVRAAAHGDINLITLLMGAQGKGLQVQNHKGEWVDAIAEPDELMINVGDMLSRHSNNRLKSTIHRVVNPPREMWGTSRFSIPFFMHPISEMPLNCLENCIDGDHPKLYDDITAGAFLHERLVELGLIKE; encoded by the coding sequence ATGAATCAAATTCCTAGTGTTGATCTGAGCGATTTTCTCTCTGAAGATCCTGCAAGAAAACAAAAGTTTATCGACGAGATAGGTGCTGCCTATGAAGATATAGGTTTTGTGGCATTAAGAGGTCATTTTTTATCTGATGAGCTGGTAGCGTCTTTATACGAGGAAATTAAAAATTTCTTCAATTTACCACAGGAAGTTAAAGATAAGTATGAAATACCGGGTATCGGAGGCCAGCGTGGTTATACTTCGTTTGGTAAAGAAACGGCCAAGGGCTTTAAAAAACCCGACCTTAAAGAGTTTTGGCATTTTGGTCAATATGTTGAAGACGATCCGAAACTTGCAGATGATTACCCCGATAACGTAATAGTGGAAGAATTACCGGAATTCAACAAGGCGGGAAAAGAAACTTATAAAATGCTGGAGAAAACAGGGCAATATGTATTGCGGGCACTGGCGCTGTATTTAGGTCTGGAAGAAACGTATTTTGATAAGTATATCAAAAACGGAAATTCTATTTTGCGCCCGATCCACTACCCCCCTATAACTGAAGAACCTGATAATGCCGTACGGGCGGCGGCTCATGGAGACATAAACCTTATCACCCTGCTGATGGGAGCTCAGGGGAAAGGGCTACAGGTACAAAACCATAAAGGAGAATGGGTTGATGCGATAGCTGAACCGGACGAGTTAATGATAAATGTGGGTGATATGCTTTCACGTCATTCCAACAATCGCTTAAAATCAACAATCCACAGAGTGGTTAATCCCCCACGTGAGATGTGGGGTACTTCGAGATTTTCTATTCCGTTCTTTATGCACCCTATCAGTGAAATGCCACTGAATTGCCTGGAGAATTGTATCGACGGAGACCATCCTAAACTATACGATGATATCACCGCAGGTGCTTTTTTACATGAGCGTTTGGTTGAATTAGGCTTGATTAAAGAATAA
- a CDS encoding translation initiation factor, giving the protein MDLQDQLKSLFPDHVPSEEEKQEEKSNVWLQDEPLLCKYEKRKGKPVTIIAGYNGADSDFKILAKEIKTMLSVGGSFKNDEILIQGDYRNQIMEFLKEKGFNVKRVGG; this is encoded by the coding sequence ATGGATTTACAAGATCAATTAAAAAGCTTATTCCCCGATCACGTTCCTTCTGAAGAAGAAAAACAAGAAGAAAAAAGTAATGTTTGGTTACAGGATGAGCCTCTTTTGTGCAAGTACGAAAAACGAAAAGGGAAGCCCGTTACCATTATAGCAGGTTATAACGGAGCGGATTCTGATTTTAAAATACTGGCAAAAGAAATTAAAACGATGCTAAGCGTTGGAGGGAGCTTTAAAAATGATGAAATCCTCATCCAGGGGGATTATCGAAATCAAATTATGGAGTTTCTTAAAGAAAAAGGATTTAATGTAAAACGAGTTGGCGGATAA
- a CDS encoding DUF1835 domain-containing protein: MSKILHITNGDSFTSYLEQLNIKGDIITWREMLCEGRTTTDVGSESFWRTRFDFLKNSYKVSKERFVEFTLKEYRRLCNQKHQQEIVLWFEYDLFCQVNMIAVLSWLHKNRKGVPVSLVCSGKEDDTERLYGLSELSAEHIGLLYKKRLHLTLDDIEYADYIWQLYCGDNPIQLYTAIKQNSSQLKYITPAFLSHLHRFPTVENGLNELENNVLKAARDHKINSKDQLVVHMLKNQGYYGFSDLQYKKLITGLRPLFVSFHPAKLTKLGNEVAQNITNYYGTIKDDNVYLGGAPKYSFLYHAETDKLLKL, from the coding sequence ATGAGTAAGATACTGCACATAACTAATGGCGATTCTTTTACTTCGTATTTAGAGCAACTGAATATTAAAGGTGATATCATCACATGGCGTGAAATGCTTTGCGAAGGCAGAACTACCACCGATGTGGGAAGCGAGAGCTTCTGGAGGACCAGATTTGATTTCCTCAAGAACTCATACAAAGTAAGTAAAGAGCGTTTTGTAGAATTTACACTCAAGGAATACAGAAGGTTATGTAACCAGAAACACCAACAGGAAATTGTTCTCTGGTTTGAGTATGACCTGTTTTGTCAGGTAAACATGATAGCCGTTTTAAGCTGGCTACATAAAAACAGAAAGGGAGTCCCTGTTTCTTTGGTTTGTTCCGGAAAAGAAGACGATACAGAAAGACTTTATGGACTAAGTGAGCTTTCAGCAGAACATATTGGTCTACTTTATAAAAAGAGACTCCACCTTACGCTCGACGATATTGAATATGCCGATTACATATGGCAACTGTACTGCGGAGATAACCCTATTCAGTTATACACTGCCATAAAGCAGAATTCATCTCAGCTAAAATACATAACACCTGCATTCTTGTCACATCTGCACCGTTTCCCTACAGTAGAAAACGGATTGAACGAACTCGAAAACAATGTATTAAAAGCTGCCAGGGATCACAAAATAAACAGTAAAGACCAACTGGTGGTACATATGTTAAAAAACCAGGGGTATTACGGATTCAGCGATTTACAGTATAAAAAGCTCATCACCGGTTTGCGCCCCCTGTTCGTCTCTTTTCATCCTGCTAAACTTACCAAACTAGGAAATGAGGTCGCCCAGAATATCACAAATTATTATGGTACTATTAAAGACGATAATGTATATTTAGGAGGAGCCCCAAAATATTCTTTTCTTTACCATGCCGAAACCGATAAGCTATTAAAGCTGTAA
- a CDS encoding nucleoside phosphorylase → MSLASSELILNPDGSIYHLNLLPEDIGETIITVGDPDRVKSVSKYFDTIEVKKGKREFVTHTGLLNGKRISVISTGIGTDNIDIVLNELDALVNIDLKQREIKLQKTPLDIVRIGTSGSLQAHIPVDSFLMSKYAIGFDSLLHYYRSENIQHTDIQEALILHTSWRQDMSRPYVVSFDNDLGLKLSSEMIYSGMTGTNVGFYGPQGRVLRLHITDESLNDKLASFDHNGLKITNLEMETAGIYGLSKLLGHRAVSLNCIIANRANGTFSENPKLAVDRLIKYTLEKLTS, encoded by the coding sequence GTGAGTTTAGCATCATCAGAATTAATTTTAAATCCAGACGGAAGCATCTATCATTTAAACCTGCTCCCTGAGGATATTGGAGAAACTATTATTACGGTCGGAGATCCTGATCGTGTAAAAAGTGTTTCTAAATATTTCGATACCATCGAGGTAAAAAAAGGGAAACGTGAGTTTGTAACCCATACGGGATTACTGAACGGAAAACGCATCAGTGTCATCTCGACAGGAATCGGTACCGATAATATCGATATTGTCCTTAACGAACTCGATGCCCTGGTTAATATAGACCTGAAACAAAGAGAAATAAAGCTACAAAAAACACCATTGGATATTGTACGGATCGGCACTTCCGGGTCTTTACAGGCTCATATTCCGGTCGATTCATTCCTGATGAGTAAATATGCTATCGGATTCGACAGCCTTTTACATTATTACCGGAGTGAAAATATACAGCATACAGACATCCAGGAAGCTTTGATCCTTCATACTTCATGGAGACAGGATATGTCCAGACCCTATGTTGTATCCTTTGATAATGATTTAGGCCTGAAATTGTCTTCAGAAATGATTTATTCGGGAATGACGGGGACCAATGTAGGCTTTTATGGCCCGCAGGGACGTGTGTTACGTCTTCATATTACCGATGAATCGTTGAACGATAAACTGGCCTCTTTTGACCATAACGGATTAAAAATAACAAACCTGGAAATGGAGACCGCCGGTATTTACGGCCTGTCAAAGCTACTGGGACACCGGGCAGTTTCTTTAAATTGCATTATAGCCAACAGAGCAAATGGTACTTTCTCAGAGAACCCTAAGCTTGCTGTAGACCGTTTAATTAAATATACACTTGAAAAACTGACATCTTGA
- a CDS encoding substrate-binding domain-containing protein: protein MKSLKIAGVPEHFNLPWHLAIEENAFEERGIELEWTDVPEGTGRMCQMLRDGETDIAIILTEGIVKDITEGNPSKIVQTYVESPLLWGIHVGGHTSIESPDEIKNGKIAISRYGSGSHLMAYINAKNQGWDATGLQFEVINNLDGAIKALTNGTADYFMWEHFTTKPVVDKGIFKRIGDCPTPWPCFVIAVRNEILEKKPSVIAHVLDVINTYTVEFKQIPSIDRTIANRYKQKLEDIQKWLSLTQWSQQQISETVIKNVQEQLMSLDILDKKTAYKELVFNQ from the coding sequence ATGAAATCCCTCAAAATAGCCGGAGTCCCTGAACATTTTAATTTACCTTGGCATTTAGCCATTGAAGAGAATGCTTTTGAAGAAAGAGGCATTGAACTTGAATGGACAGATGTACCTGAGGGTACAGGACGTATGTGTCAAATGCTGCGTGATGGAGAAACTGATATCGCTATTATTTTAACCGAAGGAATCGTTAAGGATATAACCGAAGGAAATCCGTCAAAAATCGTTCAGACATATGTTGAGAGTCCGCTGCTATGGGGCATTCATGTAGGAGGTCACACTTCGATAGAGTCGCCTGACGAAATAAAGAATGGTAAAATAGCTATTTCCCGATACGGAAGCGGAAGTCATCTGATGGCTTATATAAATGCAAAAAACCAAGGATGGGATGCAACCGGACTTCAATTCGAAGTGATAAACAACCTCGACGGTGCCATTAAAGCTCTTACCAACGGTACTGCCGATTATTTTATGTGGGAGCATTTTACGACCAAACCGGTTGTAGACAAAGGAATTTTTAAAAGAATCGGAGATTGCCCTACTCCCTGGCCTTGCTTTGTTATCGCTGTAAGAAATGAGATCCTGGAAAAAAAACCTTCTGTTATAGCACATGTGCTTGACGTTATTAACACATACACTGTTGAATTTAAGCAGATACCAAGTATCGACAGAACTATAGCCAACCGCTACAAACAAAAGCTGGAGGATATTCAGAAATGGTTATCCCTTACACAGTGGAGCCAACAACAAATTTCAGAAACTGTTATCAAAAACGTTCAGGAACAATTGATGTCATTAGATATTCTTGATAAAAAAACAGCTTATAAAGAATTGGTTTTTAATCAATAA